AGTCGAAGGTCCAGGCCGTGATTGCGTTGCTCATTTTTGCATTGCTGATTCCTTTTGCCGTGTCGTTGATCCGCGATTTGTCGCGTTCGATCAAGCTGGTGGTCGAAGCCACTGACAAACTGGCCGAGGGCGATTTCGACCATGCCGCCGACGTCGAACTGAGTAACGAAATGGGGGCGATTCTGGCTTCGACCCGGCACGTGCAGCATAGCCTGCAGGCGATGCGCTCCAGCGTCAATCAGCTGACCGACGCAGCCCTGGCCGGGCAACTCGCCACCCGCGCCGATGCCGAAGCCCAGCACGGTGGTTTCCGTGACGTGGTTGCCGGTTTCAACGCTACCCTTGATGCCGTAATCGGGCCGCTCAACGTGGCGGCATCGTACGTCGACCGGATTTCGCATGGTGACATCCCGCCGCGCATCTCCGATCAATACCGCGGCGATTTCAATACCCTGAAAAACAACCTGAATACCTGCATCGACACCCTGCAGTCGCTGATCGCCGAGATGAACCGGATGTCCACCGCTCACGATGCCGGGGATATCGATGTGCGGATTGACGAGGCGGCCTTTCAGGGGGCTTATCGGACGATGGCGCAAGGCGTCAATGAAATGGTTTTCGGCCATATCGCGGTCAAGAAAAAGGCAATGGCCTGCATCCGGGAGTTCGGCGAAGGCAATATGGATGCGCCGCTTGAGTCCTTCCCCGGCAAGAAGCGTTTCATCAACGAAACCATCGAACAGGTTCGCGACAACATCAAGGCACTGGTCACCGATGCCAACCGGCTGTCGGCCGCCGCCGTTGCCGGCCGTCTTGAAACTCGCGCCGACGCCAATCGGCATCGCGGCGACTTCCGGCGTATCGTCGAAGGCGTCAATGGCACCCTGGATGCGGTGGTGACGCCGATTCACGATGTCCAGCGAGTGATGGCCGGAATGGCTCAGGGCGACATGACGGCGCGTATCCGTCAGCCGTACCAGGGCGATTTTGCGACACTGAAGGACGCCATCAACGGCACCCTTGAACGTCTCTCCGGCACTATCGCGCAGATCGTGACTGCCTCCGATGCCCTGTCGAACGCCGCCGGCCAGGTTTCGTCAACTGCCCAGTCGCTGTCGCAATCGGCTGCGCAGCAGGCCTCGTCGGTCGAGGAAACTTCGGCCAGCCTGGAGCAGATGACCGCCTCGGTTGCCCACAATACCGACAACGCCAATGTCACCGACAAGATGGCGGCGCGCGCTGCTGAAGAAGCCGCCGAGGGGGGGCGCGAAGTGGGCAAGACGGTCGATGCGATGAAGTTGATCGCCGGCAAGATCGGGATCATCGACGACATTGCCTACCAGACCAACCTGCTGGCCTTGAATGCGGCGATTGAGGCAGCCCGTGCCGGCGACCACGGCAAGGGCTTTGCGGTCGTTGCCGCCGAAGTGCGCAAGCTGGCCGAGCGTTCGCAGGTGGCGGCTCAGGAAATCGGCGAACTGGCCGGCAATTCGGTAAAGCTCGCCGAGCGTGCCGGCAGCCTGTTGCACAATATGGTTCCGGCAATCCAGAAGACCTCCGATCTGGTGCAGGAAATTGCATCAGCATCGCAGGAACAGTCGACGGGCGTCGACCAGATCAACCGGGCGATGAGCATGCTCAACAACGCCACCCAGCAGAATGCGGCGGCCTCCGAGGAGCTGGCGGCAACCGCCGAGGAACTGGGGGGGCAGGCGGCGCAGTTGCAGGACCTGACTGCCTTCTTCAAGGTTTGAGCCGGAGCGCTTTGACGCCAGCCTGTGGTGGTATGAGGAGCCTGTCGGACGATTGACCGACAGGCTCCGGCCTTTTTCACCGGGGCGTTTTCGGTTAATTTACCGCCTTTGACTAATAACAATGCTTCATACAGGGAGACGGACCAAGTGATTCCGCTACGCATCAACCTCGAACAGGACGAAATTCCGACCCACTGGTACAACGTCGTAGCCGACATGCCCAACCCACCGGCACCGCCGCTCGGGCCGGATGGTCAGCCAGTGCCGCCGGAGGCGATGGGGGCGATCTTTCCCGATCCGATTCTGGAACAGGAAATGTCGGCGCAACGCTGGATCGAGATTCCCGAGCCGGTCCGTCAGATTTATGCTCAGTGGCGCCCGGCACCGCTTTGCCGAGCGCTGCGCCTGGAGCAGGCGCTCGGCACTCCGGCCAAAATCTTCTTCAAGTATGAAGGCGTTTCTCCGGCCGGTTCGCACAAACCGAACTCCGCCGTGCCGCAGGCGTATTACAACAAGCTCGCCGGAACCAAGCGCCTGACCACCGAAACTGGCGCTGGCCAGTGGGGCTCGTCGATTTCCTATGCCGGCCAGATGTTCGGTCTGCCGGTGCGGGTGTATATGGTCAAGGTCAGCTACGGCCAGAAGCCCTTCCGTCGCTCGATGATGCAGACCTGGGGGGCCGAGGTTTTTGCTTCCCCGACCAATCTGACCAATGCCGGTCGCGCTGCGCTGGCCGCCGATCCGGACTGCCAGGGCTCGCTTGGCCTGGCGATTTCCGAGGCAGTCGAGGAGGCGGCAGCCGATCCCGGCACCTGTTACACCCTGGGTTCGGTGCTCAACCACGTGCTGCTGCACCAGACGGTGATTGGTCTGGAAGCCAAGAAGCAGTTCGAGAAAATCGGCCTCTACCCGGACGTGATCTTCGGGCCCTGCGGCGGCGGTTCCAGCTTTGGCGGCATTGCCTTCCCCTTCCTCGCCGACAAGGCTGCTGGCGACAAGCGTGCTGCGAATCTGCGCTGCGTTGCGGTCGAGCCGACCTCCTGCCCGACGCTGACCAAGGGCGCTTACACCTATGACTATGGCGATGCCTCCGGTTATACGCCGATCATGAAGATGTACACCCTGGGCCACGATTTCATGCCGCCCGGCATCCACGCCGGTGGCTTGCGCTACCACGGCGATTCGCCGCTGGTGTCGCAGCTCTTCCATGAAAAGCTGCTGGAGGCCGTTGCCGTACCGCAGGTTGCGACCTTTGAGGCCGGTGTCCAGTTTGCCCGCGCCGAAGGCATCATCCCGGCGCCAGAGTCCTGCCACGCGATCCGTGCCGCGATCGACGAAGCCTTGCGTTGCAAGGCGACTGGCGAAGCCAAGACCATCCTCTTCTGCCTGACCGGCCATGGCCATTTCGATATGGCGTCCTACGACAAGTTCTTCTCCGGCCAGCTGGAGGATTACGAGTATCCGCAGGAAGCGATTGCCGAGTCGCTGAAGCATTTGCCGAAAGTCGGCTGATTTTTGCCTGAAAGACGCGGTCGACCGTGAGAGCTCTGGTTTTCCTGCTGGTATTTGCCAATCTGCTGTTCTACGCTTTCTCGGCGGGCTATTTCGGTTCGCCCGGGAGCGACGATGCCCGGCGCCTGGCGCAGCAGGTACATCCGGAGCGTTTGCGCATCGTCTCGCGTGGCGAGGCGCCGGCGGCCGCTGAAGAGAGCAAGCCGTTGGCCGCCGACCCTGCCCTGTCCGGGGGAGATAAGCCGGCAGTGCTCGGCTGTCTGCTCTGGGAAGGTCTCGGTGAGGCCGAAGCCGGCAAGCTGGGAGAGTGGTTGGCCAGCAAATTTCCCGAGTTCCGGGTCGAGCGGCTGGGGGCTGGCGAAGCTGCGGCTCGTCAGTGGTGGGTCTATATTCCTCCGTTGTCGAACAAGGCTGAAAGCGAACGCAAGGCCGGGCAGTTGCGCACTCTCGGGATCAATGACTATTTCATTGTTAATGACGGTGCGCAGCGTTTTGCCATCTCGCTGGGAATTTTTTCGGCCGA
This genomic window from Dechloromonas sp. ZY10 contains:
- a CDS encoding cache domain-containing protein; this encodes MKIQTKTKLLMLVALIGVAVSIAVSLFNLRHNLLEDRKQKVRNVVETVHGMVAHYHAEQLAGHLDEATAQKTAMSVVKKLRYDQNEYFWINDMQNRMVMHPIKPSMDGTDLSALKDAKGKAFFGEFIEIVKKSGAGFTDYYWPKPGSDQPVPKLSFVRGFEPWGWVIGTGIYLEDIDQEMLAQSKVQAVIALLIFALLIPFAVSLIRDLSRSIKLVVEATDKLAEGDFDHAADVELSNEMGAILASTRHVQHSLQAMRSSVNQLTDAALAGQLATRADAEAQHGGFRDVVAGFNATLDAVIGPLNVAASYVDRISHGDIPPRISDQYRGDFNTLKNNLNTCIDTLQSLIAEMNRMSTAHDAGDIDVRIDEAAFQGAYRTMAQGVNEMVFGHIAVKKKAMACIREFGEGNMDAPLESFPGKKRFINETIEQVRDNIKALVTDANRLSAAAVAGRLETRADANRHRGDFRRIVEGVNGTLDAVVTPIHDVQRVMAGMAQGDMTARIRQPYQGDFATLKDAINGTLERLSGTIAQIVTASDALSNAAGQVSSTAQSLSQSAAQQASSVEETSASLEQMTASVAHNTDNANVTDKMAARAAEEAAEGGREVGKTVDAMKLIAGKIGIIDDIAYQTNLLALNAAIEAARAGDHGKGFAVVAAEVRKLAERSQVAAQEIGELAGNSVKLAERAGSLLHNMVPAIQKTSDLVQEIASASQEQSTGVDQINRAMSMLNNATQQNAAASEELAATAEELGGQAAQLQDLTAFFKV
- a CDS encoding TrpB-like pyridoxal phosphate-dependent enzyme — translated: MIPLRINLEQDEIPTHWYNVVADMPNPPAPPLGPDGQPVPPEAMGAIFPDPILEQEMSAQRWIEIPEPVRQIYAQWRPAPLCRALRLEQALGTPAKIFFKYEGVSPAGSHKPNSAVPQAYYNKLAGTKRLTTETGAGQWGSSISYAGQMFGLPVRVYMVKVSYGQKPFRRSMMQTWGAEVFASPTNLTNAGRAALAADPDCQGSLGLAISEAVEEAAADPGTCYTLGSVLNHVLLHQTVIGLEAKKQFEKIGLYPDVIFGPCGGGSSFGGIAFPFLADKAAGDKRAANLRCVAVEPTSCPTLTKGAYTYDYGDASGYTPIMKMYTLGHDFMPPGIHAGGLRYHGDSPLVSQLFHEKLLEAVAVPQVATFEAGVQFARAEGIIPAPESCHAIRAAIDEALRCKATGEAKTILFCLTGHGHFDMASYDKFFSGQLEDYEYPQEAIAESLKHLPKVG
- a CDS encoding SPOR domain-containing protein, which translates into the protein MRALVFLLVFANLLFYAFSAGYFGSPGSDDARRLAQQVHPERLRIVSRGEAPAAAEESKPLAADPALSGGDKPAVLGCLLWEGLGEAEAGKLGEWLASKFPEFRVERLGAGEAAARQWWVYIPPLSNKAESERKAGQLRTLGINDYFIVNDGAQRFAISLGIFSAESRAEERLAELKAKGVRSARVGERPGRETSLGLRLRGPQAQQPALLAALGEGGRSMPQNCP